Proteins co-encoded in one Deltaproteobacteria bacterium genomic window:
- a CDS encoding peptidylprolyl isomerase, with amino-acid sequence MRKASLILFFVIAIGVTKMAAFADSNIQVTIETTKGAIKGELFGDKVPRTVANFVNLAQRGYYDEITFHRVIPNFMIQTGDPKGDGTGGPGYSFEDEFDPTLKHSGPGVFSMANRGPATNGSQFFITHVATDWLDGKHSVFGKVTSGQDVVNGIAQGDKIVRIVVEGNVSALLEKEKANVAKWNTVLDANFPKLSRVADAKGTQAQ; translated from the coding sequence ATGAGAAAGGCGAGTTTGATATTGTTTTTTGTAATAGCTATAGGGGTAACAAAGATGGCGGCATTTGCGGATTCAAATATTCAGGTAACTATTGAGACGACAAAGGGAGCGATAAAGGGAGAGTTGTTTGGCGACAAAGTCCCTCGCACTGTTGCAAATTTCGTCAATTTGGCGCAGCGCGGCTATTATGACGAAATAACTTTTCATCGCGTTATCCCCAATTTTATGATTCAGACTGGGGATCCTAAAGGCGATGGCACTGGTGGTCCAGGATATTCCTTTGAGGACGAGTTTGATCCAACTTTAAAGCATTCTGGTCCAGGAGTTTTTTCTATGGCGAACAGAGGGCCAGCCACTAATGGAAGTCAGTTTTTTATTACGCATGTTGCTACGGATTGGCTTGATGGAAAGCATTCGGTATTTGGCAAGGTAACTAGTGGTCAGGATGTGGTAAATGGCATTGCTCAGGGCGATAAAATCGTTCGCATTGTTGTCGAAGGCAATGTTTCAGCGTTATTGGAAAAGGAAAAGGCCAATGTAGCGAAATGGAACACCGTATTGGATGCTAATTTCCCTAAGCTGTCACGCGTAGCAGACGCTAAAGGCACACAAGCTCAATAA